In Telopea speciosissima isolate NSW1024214 ecotype Mountain lineage chromosome 10, Tspe_v1, whole genome shotgun sequence, the DNA window ATGCTTTCACACAGTTGTAATGGGTAAAATACATTGTCgtagatcatagttgtcaagacgtcGCCTAGGTATCCAGGtgccttggatgccttgttggtgtcaccttgcgtccacgccccctccaacgccttgggttgcctagacgctgtgacaactatgttgtAGATACACAACTAAAGAATATGCATGTGCACCCATTTGTACAATTTATACGAATTAAAGTGAGCAAGTCTTCAATTTATAAGTTGAAATACTATTCCCATAAAAAAGAAGGGTTCGAGAAACTTAAGGAGGGAAGGGCAGATAGATAAGCCCAACACCTTTTTTCCCCGAAcattaaaatataatatttagACGCCAAATTTTGCTCATAGGATTTGTTTTTCCTGATCATGTAATTTCATTGTGTATTTATTAATTACAAAGGGTTGAATGGAAAAAGAGGATTCCTTTAGCCAACCCTATTTTGCTATGATAAGGCTTACTTGAGTTAAGTCAAGTTGAGTATTGTGCACTTAGCAATTACATCTGAAGACTTCAAGATGGTTCAATTCCCTGAGGTGGAAGATGCAAATGTCCAACACACTAGACCATCTACCCAATTATTGGTATAACCAAGCAGTTGTGATTAACATCATTTCCGCTCCTTTGATTGTGAAATTACATAATAGTAAAGACTTGGACTTGGAGGATCCAGTGATGGAGTATTTACAAATTCGATCCCATTGTAATAACTGTTATTAAGAGAGCTTTTTGATAGGTTTGATGTTGGACATAGAAGAGTCTATATAAAGAAGCACTTGGGAATTTGGGCTTCCTTTAGAGTGATGTTGTTTGTCAAGGAAGTCACAGTCACAGTCACTTTAGTTCTATGGGGGAAGAAAGATGGATAATAATTACTTACCTGTAAAAATAAACCGCCGCAAACAAGAAGACAATGTTATTGAGAACATAGCCCGACAACCCCAACACCGCTCTGTATCCAATGAGCGGAATCAACGGAGCAAACACTGAAACGATAGAAATACCAACCAGCTATTAGAACATCAAAAGAGAAGCTGACACAGTTAGAAGTTTTAATAGCTTAGAGTTACTAGATCACCCACCAGTTCGAGACAAAACATAAACGCAGATCGGAAGAAGAGGTAAGAAGGCATAGGTCTGCTCGTATTCGTATCCGCATTGTGCGATTCTTACGAAATAGACACCGTCCCAGACGATACTTCCTTCGATCGCTGCTCCGATCCTCGGCCACAGCACAGAATGCACCGGGGAGAGATCTGTGGAATCCGACGTGAGGCAGTTAGGGTTTAAGGAAGCAGAGGTGTCGTAAGGGCTGATCAGCGACCTCCAGAAAACCATTAAGCCCAGAAGGAGAACCCTCGAAACGACCGCAACTCGGAAGACCAGACGTGATTCGTCGACTGCGTCAGTTTTCGCATTAATCTTTGAGGAATTCTTCGACATTGATTCACTTCATTGGTCGAGTTTCCTCGTCTTCAACAAAAGCTCTTCGCCTCCGCGAGAAAGATGGATAGAAAGCGTGCGAAGACGTTTTCGGACTCAGATCGATGGTCTTGATCCGCCATGAATCGGAGATCACTCTAGAAATCGGTCATAACTCATAACGATTTGGGCTGCCGCGCATGATATCCCGATCTAGAATGGCAGGTTGGCTCTAATCACCGTCTGATTGTACTGCACCATCGAGCGGTCACGATATTCTGATCAAAATCAACGAGGATCCATCACTGGGAGAGGATGCGCGGGTTAAACCAATATCACCAATGAGCGTAACTTAGCAACATGCATAAGAAAGGAGCTAGGGTTTTACGCAAGAAAATAAATTGAAGCCTTAAGcctattttgtttcttctctgatTTTACGTTCTCTTCCCTGGTGAAGCGAGGGTGAGAAGATGCCGGCTGGCCATGGTGTGCGATCAAGAACGAGAGATCTGTTCGCTCGTCCCTTCAGGAAGAAGGGTTACATTCCATTAACGACGTATCTGAGGACATTTAAGATCGGAGATTTCGTCGATGTCAAGGTTAACGGAGCCGTTCACAAGGGTATGCCACACAAATTCTACCATGGCCGCACCGGTAGGGTCTGGAACGTCACCAAACGTGCAATTGGCGTTGAAATCAATAAGCAGGTCTCTCTAATCTTTTCcttatattctctctctttttttcttgtggAAAATGGATGCTATTATTTCTGTATAGCTCCTGGTTTTTAATTTGGATTGGTATTCGCTTTTTAAGTTTCATATTTTGTTGTTGAAGAAATGGGCTGTTTTAAGTTGAGTTTGAAGTGTAGGGTAGTGGATTTAGATGTTATCGACTACCTGTGGGATCTATGAAAATTATATAAGCAAAGTCTAATTACTGATTAGTGTCCTTTAATACTGAAAAGAGCAGTTAAGACAACAAACACGTTTAGAGCTGTTTATGCAGGCACACGATTGAATAGCTAGAATTGCAGAGAAACTGAATTACTAAATATCATAAAGGGTATAAACAAAGTTGGCCTTCCAAGCGTAGTTACTGTAATGACACTTACATCTTTTTGGGTTGTGTAACAGAGTGATTTTGGTTTACTGGCAGATCATGTGAACCTGTCCAGAAAAGTTACAGatgagggggggagggggaaagttGTCCAGAACAATTACAGatagggagaaaaaaaatcatgtgaACATTGCCAAAGATGAAATATCAAAAAACAAGTCGTCACAACAAGCTCCTGTAATTGGAGAGTAATGACTATTCGTGTATGGTTTAGTGACAACACATGTgcttttgcttccataaatcTCCCTAATCACGGGatgaaaagtaaaaaagatatGAAGTATTGTTTCTAACCCTTGTTCCTTTCCCAGAGATTGTATAACTCTGAGAAAGTACAGTCAAATGGACTTTAGCATCTAAAAACTCTGGTTTTACATAGAATTTCATTTGAAGATAAGGAATGGGAGTCTCAAtcaattttttcttaatttctggGAAAATATTTCTGGaatttcttttaattctttCTTCTATCTATATCCTGTTATTTGATGTTCGTTAAACATTATCATCATACTCCAAAATGGTCTTCAATTTGATTTGGggtattttgttcttcattGAGAGCATTGGATGTGGTCGCTGAGGTCATTGAGGATCCTTATTTTCACACTGGGGCATCGGTGTCCATATTCCATTCTAATGTGGTTTTGAGCAAAAATGAGTTCCCTGCCTAACCCCTGGGTAGCTATTTTTGGTAGATCAATTGTATTTTGGTGTACTTCATAACAAGTAGCATCTTACAAAAGTATCTTCTGAGTCAAATTTACTACTGTTGCTGCATAATGCACTATTATATTCATTGACAGATTCTTAATTTATATGTTCTATTTCAAGTCTGAGAGAGTAGTATATGTAGGAATTAGAAACAAGGTCCAACCAAAAATAAGTTCAGCTAGTTGAATTATAACTAATTGGAGCACTAGGAAGATAGTTTCCATAGTCTGTTGGTCACCCTAGTCCTAGTCTGATCACTTCTTAATGATCCATTAAATAAATGGTTACCCGGTGAATTTTCTTTTGGATGATTTGGTGGGCAGTACCGTTTGTCGCATTGTACAAACACTAGGCTCATCAAAAGGATGATGGAAAGGAGCTGGTAGTATATTATACTAATTAAATTTaaagattttgatttttgggGGTAGGAgaatgtttctgtttttttattttcctagaAGATAGATCCTCTTTCATGAAACCCTCTAACTGCTCCTAAGCATCTTCAAATCCTAATTAAAAACCCTGTAATGGAGTAAAGACTTTACCTACTTTGAACTTTTTGAGTCTTACATTAGAGATCAGTTGTTTGCCTATTATAAAGTTTGGTCTGTGTGCTGGTTTGTGTGAAAGTGATTAGTGTTGATGACTTTtcattgtttgttttatttaccTTGTGTTTTGGTGCATGTAAATGGTGCAGGTTGGACACAGAATAATCAGGAAACGAATTCATGTCCGTGTGGAGCATGTTCAGATTTCAAGGTGCGGAGAGGAACTCCGACTACGGAAGGTAAAGAACGATCAACTAAAGGCAGAGGCTAAGGCCCGAGGTGAGGTCATTAGCACAAAGAGGCAGCCAGAGGGGCCTAAACCAGGTTTCATGGTGGAAGGTGCAACTTTGGAAACTGTGACCCCCATCCCCTATGATGTTGTTAATGATCTAAAAGGTGGTTACTAGGTCAGCAGTTCATTTTTGCCCTTGTTTCggtttttgttttggtattcTTGGACCCCTGCTGGGATTTAGAAACTTTAGATCTGAGTTTTGTTTACATTTATGATTGTTTTTTAGTAAACAAGAATATCTGATTCGTTTATCTATGAGTTAGAAATGCAAGTTGAAGCCCTTCTCTTCGAGATCTTGAAGGGTAATTTTTATTGTAGGAAGATTCTCTCTATTATGATGGCCCTGTGGAATGCTTTAGCAACAATTCAATTTGTTGTACTGTTtgatgtaagggtgtcaatttgggatcggAACCGGGAACCTtcccaataccgtcccgctaaaacccggtACCAAACTGTCCCGTTAGTAAATGGGACAGTACTAGtatttgattttggtaccgaatgataaatgggacgggacggttctAGGACGGGATTTCCAACGGTAttagtaccgaaataccaattaagTATTGGATGGTAtcgaaactactagtaccgtttaaaaagaaagagtatataagatctttttttttttttttaaaaaaaggtataagaattacaactcattagggtttcactaattgccttttgaatatgaagaggaacaacaggtcaaTAGTcatagcttgaagtctctcctcacgGAATCTGCTACAGTGATACTCCATCTTCCTTCCTCCCTTGACCAATTACATCTATCAGGTTCTTTGtttttgcacttcgtacttTGTACCATACTATCATGTGACGTGTGATAagtagagttttgtttgggaaaatcaaagaggaaacacaacaggattcttccattttgtaggatttctttagatttaaaaaaatgaaaagcttattacatgtgatctttgagagtttgaagaagtaaaactatgatttcataatttaaatacacaacttagatttcatgatagtgaaaaaattccacaacactaataaacctgccttgttataaaaaaaattaaacttcttctccttttttctacagtgcctagaaccgtttaagaatcGGTACCGTCCCGTCCTGGTAGTAATCGGGATTGGGATTTAGATTTGGTctcgttaactaaatgggacagTACTGAAATTGGTACTTTTGGTATTGGTATCGCTATCGGTACCGTCCCATCCCAAGTAtcggaaccgtcccaattgacacccttagtttgatggagagagagagatgagcttTTAGTTTCTGTCATGTCTTCAGTTTGTATACTCAATACCGTTTACCTTCTAGCAGGGGGGTCCTCTCTGTTCTTGGCTCGCTTTGATGCATGTTGGCCTCTCCTGTTAGCTAGTTTGGCTGGAACGTCTTCCGTATGTATATCTTCTTATTTATTACCGTAAATAATGCATGATGAACACATGTCAGGGCTGCATTTGCAAATGCCTGAGTTTGAGTTTTGAGGGTTGCCATTTTGCTCAAAACTGCCAAAGGTTCTGACCAACTCCAAAGTCACCTCTCACCAGCACTGGGTAATTGCTCCTTTTATTATGGAGACATAATTCATCAATTTCACAATAAGATTATAGAGTGAAATCGGTGAATGGTTATAAAATGTGGAAGAAATTATTGGAGTAGCGGCTGTTGACCATGTGAAATAGATTGTTTGTTATGAGAAGTGAAGAAGTTTTGATAGAAAATGGAAGAGGGTTGCAGAGGCTGGTTTGACAGGGAATGAATCGTTATTCACTTCTCtgagtgttttttttatattttcttatatCTTTATCAACTATTTTATAATTTAGTTATTGAACCGAGAATGGTgaggagagaatctcttcagACCTCCCCtattgaaagggaaagggtttttgaagatgaGATGTAGGAAACACCTACTCACATAAACtttttatatcattttttttaagagagaaaaattaaaaaattccaaTGCATGTGGGCATTCCATAAACCTCATGTTTAGAGAGACTTTTTCCTTAATGAAATCAATCAGTAAGtaaacaagaaataaaaatattagaaaatccaaaaaaagagATCACAATTTCAACATGAAAAACTCAATTCAATTAAGTCATATCCAAACTAAATGAGGTCAGTTATATGAATTATTTTTCACCAATCAACTTTTAATTCCTAGCTAGTGCTTCAAGCTGAAAATATAATCCCCTCTCTGGCATTGCATGCACTAATCTAAATCTGAATGACGAACAGGTCCTCTCACTAAATGGAGTGTTTGCGTTATTGAAAGATGAAATTAAGGTTGAGTTTAATATTGATGATTATATTCACTAAATGACTTGTGCGTGTGTGAGGGTCAATGAGAGCGCGTACATTGACATCATGGGTGTGGGTGGTACACCCCTGTTTTGACTGGGTTAAGTTGGATcttccagctcccgccacgatTGGAGGAGAGCTGAAttggtttggggagggtcataatgtatgcagccttacccctacttctATAGAGAGGTTGTTTCTAGATTCGAACCATgaccatttggtcacaatggatCAACCTTGGGGCCTTTTAATTGTATTAATTTTCTCCTGAAAATTAGCAttaattgtatatatatataaagggaaagagaacgctacctagtcGCATGTGATGTGTGGTCCCCTGCACCCAAACAAGGGCCGTGCAAAATGACTGTCGCACCCTCATGGAAAGGTAAAAATCCTTGACAGCATGATGGTCATTTCGTGTGGCCCTGTGCCTAGGCACAAGGGTTGCGCACCACACGGAACCAAAACTGTTAGGCCGGCCTTCACCATGGTTAATTTGAGGTATCAATATTGTATCACCTGTATCGGATGATATGTATCGATTTTGCAAGTAACCGATCCTAATACTGTGTGATACCATATCGGTGACACGATAtagacaaagggtaaaatgattataaaaaaaacacatttttaaaggagattcaggggtaaaTTTGTCCGATACGACGATCCATTCTAGATACCATATCGATTTTGTAGGTGACCAATAACCGATCCGAtattgtgcactaaaaccataggACTTAGTTTCTTTACTTGTGCCACTCTAAATCCACCAAAATTTGGAAGGGAAAGGAGTATGCAGAGTTTAGATAACCATCATCACTTCTCTCTAGGGAGATcaagagaacgctacctagtcCTGCGCTTAGCAAGGTGACCACGCCAAGACACAGAACCGCCTTGTGGCGcctagaaatgaccaccttgccccatGTAAAGGTGAATTTTCCAGGCGTCCCAAGGTGGTTCTATGTCTGGGAGTGATCGTCACGCAAGGCACACGACCAGGTAGCTTTCTATTCCCCAActtttaattataaaataaaaaagaagaaaagagtagACACGTTGCCAAGGTGCCAGCAtttgtcatcctctctcctGCCCTTTAGGAAAAGTCTCCCTTGCCGTTGCCGTCCTATGTCTAGCCTTGTGATTTATGCATGTCGCTAACTTACTGAAAGCTGGTGACATACTCAACcctctccccccaaaaaaaaaaattttgttttttttttttttttcgaggaTGGGGAAGAAGTTTGGGGCTTAATAACAATATCTAAAGCATCAAGCATCAATAACACATTTAAGTGGCTTGTCTAGAAGAAGGTATTGCTATACATCAAATAATGCATATCCAAGAAATTAGGCCTTGGTGTAAACTTAAACGACCAAAAGTTTTCAAAAGATATGGTGTGAGAAGTATATACAAAGAAAGGAACCAAAGGAACCATGTTCTCAAGCAAAGAGACTCAGTCAATTTTTAAAACAAGCTAAGTAGGTGAGTCAAGGATAACAAGATACTTTGATTGAAGTCACTttcaatcttctctttctttacaTTTATAATTAGAGATTGGCTTCATTTTTTAAAGTAATGTCTGCTTTTACTTAATAATCTCTATACAGTATCAAATTAAAGTAGATCTTGAGGCCTCTTAACTTCTTTTTATATACAGAAGAGAAGTCGATCTGAAATGTACACCAAATTGAAGTTGAAAGATGAAGATCTCCTACAGCCTATTCTTTCTCTTCACCTTGCTTCTCCTCTCATCAGGTCAGGATTATTTGATTTCATTACTTACAGAACTATCAATCTATCCCTTAACAAATATGAGTttgtgaattttttattttttatttctcttttttttgtgtgacaGTTGATGAAGCTGTGGGTGCAGAGGATCGAGCAAATGCAATTAGACTTCCAGAGCATACATGCCATAAGAAAATGGACTCCACAGAGAGTTGTGATTCACAGAAATGCATGAACCAGTGTTCTGAAGAACCCAATGGTGTGGGGAAGTGCCAAAACACCATCTGTGTTTGCACATATTATTGTAATCAACCACCTGTGTGAAGTGTAATAGGCAATGAATGCTTTAATCCCCAACCCAGAATCTTCTTCTTATCATTTGGTAAGTGGTAACAATATTTTCTTTGAAAGCAAGTTCCCTTGTGTGTTTGACTTTAAATTACAATCTTCAATAGAaatggcaaaagttttccttcatctgTGGAGAAAGCTAGAAGATTTCTCTCACCAATGGTGATATGACCATGTGATTGGATTCCTACGTTTTAATAAACTCTCACTCTCTATTGTACAAGGTCGAAAACATCTCTCCCTAATCCAATAAAATGGGGGTCGATGGCATTGATGAGGCGATACTTTTTTCAATGTGAGTGAAAGAAAACTTGGTCTAATGATTGTTAGgaaaaaggttctttgagcc includes these proteins:
- the LOC122642611 gene encoding 60S ribosomal protein L21-1, which codes for MPAGHGVRSRTRDLFARPFRKKGYIPLTTYLRTFKIGDFVDVKVNGAVHKGMPHKFYHGRTGRVWNVTKRAIGVEINKQVGHRIIRKRIHVRVEHVQISRCGEELRLRKVKNDQLKAEAKARGEVISTKRQPEGPKPGFMVEGATLETVTPIPYDVVNDLKGGY